Part of the Candidatus Hydrogenedentota bacterium genome is shown below.
GCTTCGTCAATGCCGTCTCCCCATGAAACAAACAAGCCGTCAGGCCAAAACCCAACGGCTTGTTCTTAAACAACTTATATGGTGGGCGGTACTGGACTTGAACCAGTGACCCCTTGCATGTCAAGCAAGTACTCTAACCACCTGAGCTAACCGCCCTCGAAACAAAATGAGTGTAGCAAACGATGCGAAAGCTTGTCAAAGCGGCTGCGCCGGTTCACTCGCGGCAGGCGTCTCCCCACGCAGTGAAGTCATGAGGCCGCCAAAGAAATTGGAGAGCCAAACGCGAGCATCGTCCACCAGCGTATACGTGATCGGCACAATAAACAGCGTTAGGAAAGTCGCGGAGGTCAATCCGCCGATCAGGGCCCGGCCAAGACTGGTGAACGACACCTCCGTCTCGACTCCTCCACCGCCCATCGCCAAGGGAACGCAACCAAGAATCGTCGTCAAAGCGGTCATCATTACCGGGCGGAACCGATCGTGACCCGCGCTAAGCACGGCCTCCGCCCGTGGGACGCCCCGCGCCCGAAGTTGGTTGATATAGTCGACAAGCACAATCCCATTGTTGACGACCACGCCCACCATCAGAATCATACCGATCATCCCCACGATGTCGATCGGGGTATCGGTCAGGTACAGGAGCCACACGGTTCCAACTCCTGCGAGCGGCAAGGTGGAAAGTATTGAGATGGGCAGCAGGTACGACTCGAACAACGCCCCCATCACCAGATAGACCAGTATTGCCGCCATGACCAACGAGGTCAGGAAACTGCTCATATTGGTTTCAAGGTTCATGAGTTCGTCGCCAAACTCGATGCTGTACCCTTGAGGCAGTTGGAAACTCGCCAACAGCGCCTTCAGGCCGGTCATCGCGCGCCCCATGTCGGTGCCTCGGAGTTTCGCGTTCAGAGTCACAACGTTCTTGCCGTTCACGCGGCTAATAGCCTTGGGACTCCTTTCTTTCACGAAGTCGACCACCCGGTTGATGGGAAGCTGCTCACCGGTCTTGCCGAACAGGCTCACGTTCTCTAGATTGCTCTTGGACTTTCTGTCCTCTTCCTGAAACTGGGCCCACACCGGTATCTCCCGGCCTCCCTGTTTCAAGTACGAGAGGCGCACGCCACGCAAAGCGAAGTCAACGGTTTGCGCGATTGTCATAGGCGTAAGGCCATACACGTCTGCGAGCGTCGTGTTGACGTTCAACTGAATCTCGTGCTGCGTTATGCTGATGTCCGTATTGACTTCGGCCACTTGCGGGATATTGGATAGCATGAGAGACTTCAGATTCTCGGCGCATTTCTCTAGCACTTCGGAATCGCTGCCGCGCACCTGCAACGTAAACGATCGCGCAGCCGTTTCGTTGGCTTCGGCAACCGCATACCGAATCTCGCCACCCGGCAGCTTCTGGGGCAAACGCTGCCTAAGTATGTCCAACACTTGATCGGTCGTGTAGGGAAGGGTCTCGCCCGGCGCGAGGTCCTCTTGAGTGAGCAAATAGACATCGAAATCGCCGCCGCCGGACGAATAGCGCGAAAAAATGTTCTTGATACCCAATTCTTTGCGCATCGTATCAACCGCTTCGCGGATACTGTTGAATGTGGCTCGAGCTCCCTCAAGATTGAATCCCTGATCGAGGATAATCGAAACCTCTATGCGGCGGCTATCCACGGAAGGATCGCCCTGTCGATTCAATTTGTACATAGGTATCAGCGTAATGAGCGAAACGGCAACCACAATCGACATCGTTGCAAGACGCCAGCGCTGGGTCCAAGCCAGAGTGGCTCCGTACGCATGCACAATGGCACGTAATGGGTGCAAACGCGGAAGATGCATGTAGTTGGTGGATGTTCGCCGCGACGTAGTGTCTGCATCGCCACCGCTATCCACCGCATTCTTGCCTCGGAAAAGGCGCCGCCAGGCAGCCATCCGCCCGCCCCGGTGAAGATCCATCTTGCTGGCCGCAAGGGGAATCAACGTAAGCGCAATCAGCAGGCTCGCGAGAAGGGACACCGTGATCGGCCCAAAAAACTGCTTCATATATGTGGACATCTCGCCGGCGTCGAGATAAAACATCGGTATGCCTACCACGATCGTCGTCAGCGTGGAGGCCGTTATGGCCATGGCCACTTCCATCGTGCCAAGTTTTGCGCTCTCTGCCGGACTGTAGCCCAATTGCTGATGCCGGTAGATGTCCTCAATCACCACAATTGCATTGTCAACCAACATACCGAGCGCGACGATAAACGAGATCATCGTAACAAGGTTCAACGTCATTCCTGAGAGGAACAGGTAGACCAACCCGAAAACAACGGAAGTCGGAATCGACAACGCCACAATGATCGTCGGGCGTATGCGCCACATAAAGAGAAAGAGAATTATCACGGCTAGCGCAGCGCCCAATTCGCCGGATTGAACCAATCCATTCAGCGCGGCCACAATCGTGTCGGACTGATTGAAGAACGTGAACACCTGAGCACCCCCAAAATCGGGATCGTCCTTCAGCTTGTTCAGTTCCGCTTCCACCGCCTGGCATGTGCTGATGGTATTCGCTTCGGCTTCCTTCAGAATGACCAGCAACGTGCCCGGTTTGCCGTCAATGGAGTAATCGGATTCGCGTTCCCTCGCGCGATAACCTACGCGCGCTACGTCGCGCAGCCGCACGGCATTGGGACCAATCACCAATTCGCCCAATTCTTCAGGCGCGATGAACTCGCCCAGCGCTCGCACGATGTACTTGGAATCACCCTCGACCATGTTGCCAACGGTGAGATTCAGACTGCTTTGCCGCAGCGCGCTGACAATTTCGAATAGACTCAACGAACGGCTGCCCAGGGCATCCTGGTCAAACTCGATCAAGACTTCCTTTTCGGGAGTCCCGTAGACCGTTACGTCCGCGACGCCCTCCAAACGCTGAAGCCGAGGCCTCAGCAGCGTTCGCACCCGATAGACAAGCTCCTCGTCATCCATGCCGCCGTATATGGAGAAGACCATGATCGGCAACGTATTGGCATTGAAACGACGGATCGAGATTTGATCGATCTCCGATGGCAAGGTCAGCTTGAGACGCTCTATTCGGTCCCGCACTTCAGCCGTCGCCGCGGTCATATCGGCGTTCATTTCAAAAAGCAATTGCACCCGGCAACCATTCGAATCGCTCGTCGAACTGATCCGCTTCAGATGCGATACCGTGCGAAACTCTCCCTCCGCCGGGATCGCAACTTCCTTCTCCGCCTGCTCGGGCGAGGCACCGATGTAGGGAATCTGCACGAATATGAAGGGGAAATCGAGCGGAGGCAGGAACTCGATCGGAGTGCGATAGCGCGCAATCACCCCGAGCCCCATGACCGTTATCGCCACAACCCATACCGTGATTGGGCGGCGCAACGCAATTTCCGGGAGCGTCAACCTCATGCGATCGTGCTCCGCTTGCGGCTACCGAAGAGATAAAACACCATCGGGATAATTACCAGGGTAAGAATGGTTGAGCACGTCAGGCCCGCAATGATCGTGATCGCCATGGGCCTGCGAATTTCATCGCCCTCACCCGAAGCCATCGACATCGGCAACAGACCCAACACGGTGGTAAGCGTCGTCATGAGAATTGGGCGCATGCGCACACGGCCAGCCTCTACGATGGCCTCGATCCGCTCCATGCCCCGGCTCATCAGTAGATTCGTATAGTCCACCAAGACGATGGCATTGTTCACCACGATGCCCGCGAGACAGATTGCTCCGATGTACACCAGGATGCTCAAGTCCACATGCATGGCAACCAGCGTATAGATTACACCGATAGAACCAAGCGGAACGCTCACCATCACCAGGGCGGGATCGCGAATAGACTCAAACTGACATGCCATAACGGCGTAGACTAGAAACACTGCCAGCCACAGGGCAAATTCAAGGCTCTGGAGAGAAACCTGAAGCTCTCGATTCTGACCACCCGCTATGATTTGATAATCCGACGGCATTGCCACTTTCTGAGTGCGTGCAATCACATCGTCCATCACGGCTCCCAGATCCCGCCCTTCCACGTTACCGGTCACCACAGCGACTTGGCGCTGATCAATTCGCCGGATCTCACTTGGACCTGGCTGAACTTGGATGCTAGCCACCGCCTCGAGCGGAATAGGAGGCAGACCTTCGTTCACGGCCAGCTTGCGAAGGTCATCGACACTGTTCAGCAAGTTCTGATCCGCCTGAACACGAACTTTGATCTTTTCACCACGCCGGCTGAACTCCGTGGGCAAATCGCCCTGCAACTCTGCGCGAAGCCGCATTGCAACGGTCTCTGGCGTGATTCCCTTCGCCGCGAGCAAATCCCGGTCCATTTGAATGATGATCTCGGGGTACCCTTCGCGCATATTCAACTCAAGGTCCTTAATACCCGCAACATCCCGAATCGAATTGACGACTTCGTCTCCGATACGTTTCAATTCCCGATAGTCGTCTCCGCGAATCTGCAACTCAACGGCCGTCTTAAAGCTGAAAAGCGACGGCAAAGTGAATACGGCCTTGTCAGACGCGAGCAGGCGAGCATTGACCTGGGAACGCAAGCGCTCGGTAATCTCATCCTGCCGCGCAACGTCCTCCTTCGGGTTCTTCAACGTCAACGAAAACTCCGCGACATTTTCCCCTCTGTCGGCCGAAGTACTTGTATCTTCCTGCCCGATTTCAACGGAAACCGACCCTATCTCCGGAATCGCCATAGCGAGTTGCTCAATTTCGTTTGCGCGCCTCGCTGTTTCCTCCAAACGTGTTCCCGCGGGAGTGATTAACTGAATACCAAACTCGCCCTGCTTCATAGGCGGAATCAGTTCGCGACCCATGGTGGGCACTAAAGAAGCCGAATGCACTGCTAATATGGCGACGATAGCCAGCACGGCCGGACTGAATCGTAATGCGCGCCGCATGAAGACGGTGTAGGACCCGCGCATCAAATCGAATCCGCGATTGAAGAGCTCCAGCGGAATCCAGAACACAAAATGGAACACCTTGCCAACGAGCCACGACGTACCGACAACGATGATTGATACGAACAGCAGAAGCGTGGAAA
Proteins encoded:
- a CDS encoding efflux RND transporter permease subunit — translated: MRLTLPEIALRRPITVWVVAITVMGLGVIARYRTPIEFLPPLDFPFIFVQIPYIGASPEQAEKEVAIPAEGEFRTVSHLKRISSTSDSNGCRVQLLFEMNADMTAATAEVRDRIERLKLTLPSEIDQISIRRFNANTLPIMVFSIYGGMDDEELVYRVRTLLRPRLQRLEGVADVTVYGTPEKEVLIEFDQDALGSRSLSLFEIVSALRQSSLNLTVGNMVEGDSKYIVRALGEFIAPEELGELVIGPNAVRLRDVARVGYRARERESDYSIDGKPGTLLVILKEAEANTISTCQAVEAELNKLKDDPDFGGAQVFTFFNQSDTIVAALNGLVQSGELGAALAVIILFLFMWRIRPTIIVALSIPTSVVFGLVYLFLSGMTLNLVTMISFIVALGMLVDNAIVVIEDIYRHQQLGYSPAESAKLGTMEVAMAITASTLTTIVVGIPMFYLDAGEMSTYMKQFFGPITVSLLASLLIALTLIPLAASKMDLHRGGRMAAWRRLFRGKNAVDSGGDADTTSRRTSTNYMHLPRLHPLRAIVHAYGATLAWTQRWRLATMSIVVAVSLITLIPMYKLNRQGDPSVDSRRIEVSIILDQGFNLEGARATFNSIREAVDTMRKELGIKNIFSRYSSGGGDFDVYLLTQEDLAPGETLPYTTDQVLDILRQRLPQKLPGGEIRYAVAEANETAARSFTLQVRGSDSEVLEKCAENLKSLMLSNIPQVAEVNTDISITQHEIQLNVNTTLADVYGLTPMTIAQTVDFALRGVRLSYLKQGGREIPVWAQFQEEDRKSKSNLENVSLFGKTGEQLPINRVVDFVKERSPKAISRVNGKNVVTLNAKLRGTDMGRAMTGLKALLASFQLPQGYSIEFGDELMNLETNMSSFLTSLVMAAILVYLVMGALFESYLLPISILSTLPLAGVGTVWLLYLTDTPIDIVGMIGMILMVGVVVNNGIVLVDYINQLRARGVPRAEAVLSAGHDRFRPVMMTALTTILGCVPLAMGGGGVETEVSFTSLGRALIGGLTSATFLTLFIVPITYTLVDDARVWLSNFFGGLMTSLRGETPAASEPAQPL